The following proteins are encoded in a genomic region of Serinus canaria isolate serCan28SL12 chromosome 15, serCan2020, whole genome shotgun sequence:
- the COMT gene encoding catechol O-methyltransferase isoform X2, protein MLESSSVPLFIVFILLFILLLIVLLIRKNATAALIWNEIIREKVTNFIMSQSKEQRILNFVLQNAVRGDPCSVLDTIDKYCSQKEWAMNVGDEKGKILDKTVEEANPSVALELGTYCGYSAVRISRLLKAGARLLTVEFNPEFAAIAKQMIEFAGVQDKVKLLEGPSQEIIPQLKKKYEVDTLDFVFLDHWKDRYKPDTILLQECNLLRKGSILLADNIIFPGAPDFLNYVRKSPHFQCTNYPSHLEYMKVEDAMEKAVFLG, encoded by the exons atgCTGGAGAGCTCTTCAGTCCCTTTGTTCATTGTCTTCatcctgcttttcattttgctgctcaTTGTGTTGCTCATCAGGAAAAATGCCACTGCTGCCCTTATCTGGAATGAAATAATCCGGGAGAAAGTAACCAATTTCATCATGAGTCAGAGCAAAGAACAgaggattttaaattttgtgctGCAGAATGCAGTCCGAGGAGACCCCTGTAGTGTGCTGGACACCATAGATAAATACTGCTCCCAGAAAGAGTGGGCCATGAATGTGGGTGATGAGAAAG GTAAAATTCTGGACAAGACAGTGGAAGAGGCCAATCCATCAGttgccctggagctgggaactTACTGTGGCTACTCAGCAGTGAGGATTTCTCGGCTACTGAAGGCAGGAGCTCGTCTGCTCACTGTGGAGTTCAACCCAGAATTTGCCGCTATAGCTAAACAGATGATTGAGTTTGCTGGAGTACAAGATAAG GTAAAACTCCTAGAAGGCCCTTCACAGGAAATTATCccccagctgaaaaaaaaatatgaagtggATACTCTGGATTTTGTCTTCCTGGACCACTGGAAAGACAGATACAAACCAGATACCATCCTGCTTCAG GAATGCAACTTGCTGAGGAAGGGCTCAATTCTTCTGGCTGACAATATAATTTTCCCAGGAGCTCCAGATTTCCTTAACTATGTCCGCAAGAGCCCCCATTTCCAATGCACTAACTACCCATCTCATCTGGAATACATGAAGGTGGAAGATGCTATGGAGAAGGCTGTGTTTTTGGGATAA
- the COMT gene encoding catechol O-methyltransferase isoform X1 — MSPERKTARPRWTTVPVLCYRQRKVVPHVEMLESSSVPLFIVFILLFILLLIVLLIRKNATAALIWNEIIREKVTNFIMSQSKEQRILNFVLQNAVRGDPCSVLDTIDKYCSQKEWAMNVGDEKGKILDKTVEEANPSVALELGTYCGYSAVRISRLLKAGARLLTVEFNPEFAAIAKQMIEFAGVQDKVKLLEGPSQEIIPQLKKKYEVDTLDFVFLDHWKDRYKPDTILLQECNLLRKGSILLADNIIFPGAPDFLNYVRKSPHFQCTNYPSHLEYMKVEDAMEKAVFLG, encoded by the exons atgtctccagagaggaaGACCGCACGACCTCGCTGGACaactgttccagtgctctgctaCCGCCAACGTAAAGTTGTTCCTCATGTTGAG atgCTGGAGAGCTCTTCAGTCCCTTTGTTCATTGTCTTCatcctgcttttcattttgctgctcaTTGTGTTGCTCATCAGGAAAAATGCCACTGCTGCCCTTATCTGGAATGAAATAATCCGGGAGAAAGTAACCAATTTCATCATGAGTCAGAGCAAAGAACAgaggattttaaattttgtgctGCAGAATGCAGTCCGAGGAGACCCCTGTAGTGTGCTGGACACCATAGATAAATACTGCTCCCAGAAAGAGTGGGCCATGAATGTGGGTGATGAGAAAG GTAAAATTCTGGACAAGACAGTGGAAGAGGCCAATCCATCAGttgccctggagctgggaactTACTGTGGCTACTCAGCAGTGAGGATTTCTCGGCTACTGAAGGCAGGAGCTCGTCTGCTCACTGTGGAGTTCAACCCAGAATTTGCCGCTATAGCTAAACAGATGATTGAGTTTGCTGGAGTACAAGATAAG GTAAAACTCCTAGAAGGCCCTTCACAGGAAATTATCccccagctgaaaaaaaaatatgaagtggATACTCTGGATTTTGTCTTCCTGGACCACTGGAAAGACAGATACAAACCAGATACCATCCTGCTTCAG GAATGCAACTTGCTGAGGAAGGGCTCAATTCTTCTGGCTGACAATATAATTTTCCCAGGAGCTCCAGATTTCCTTAACTATGTCCGCAAGAGCCCCCATTTCCAATGCACTAACTACCCATCTCATCTGGAATACATGAAGGTGGAAGATGCTATGGAGAAGGCTGTGTTTTTGGGATAA